The following proteins are encoded in a genomic region of Gossypium hirsutum isolate 1008001.06 chromosome D05, Gossypium_hirsutum_v2.1, whole genome shotgun sequence:
- the LOC107905208 gene encoding probable inactive poly [ADP-ribose] polymerase SRO3 — protein MNDMVEAVGVPPPTPSFSSPTSPRKRGSGGCYCRIWSCCSRRIISQNNANFERSAVPSRFMYYRCGSWLNFSDDDLQTVRTGFLERKPIIEAVIDGAKYIIDFKRMQQINYSTGNWRSVAWIDEDGKCFFPNVFFCNEDLCKSEYENERDDDISCDCKKKNNRTPEIDIVSKIDRTSSERKQVDGSESSSDKAVGVNVIRTAEWPNAKRLKETEREYMVVYNLFFDGIRRVDNGARVTSIYRCNWETHLDKARLVIFQKQIEITKAERGTSNVTYAWYGASAEVVGSVLAYGFGLPNKVTPIDVYGNGVYLSPLELPHLSAILADADENGVRHLILCQVILGNIEKVEAGSQQYLSSSVNFDTGSDDPSNPRWYVVWSHNANMYILPESVVSFKTLGNTHGPVRPTFSIQKLLRKLRDSLPPAKFEEIVTSYCSYRAGAGTKGDFTKKLRLVVGDDEFLKSAVMEIGSNSFQSVQHLNY, from the exons ATGAACGATATGGTGGAAGCCGTTGGGGTTCCTCCTCCGACGCCATCGTTCTCCTCACCTACCAGTCCAAGGAAACGCGGCAGCGGTGGCTGCTACTGCCGCATTTGGTCTTGTTGTTCGAGACGAATTATCTCGCAGAACAATGCGAATTTCGAACGGAGCGCGGTTCCGTCGCGGTTCATGTACTATCGCTGTGGTTCTTGGTTGAATTTCTCGGACGATGATTTACAAACAGTGCGTACAGGTTTCTTGGAGCGGAAACCGATTATTGAAGCAGTGATCGACGGTGCAAAGTATATAATTGATTTTAAGAGGATGCAGCAGATCAATTACTCGACAGGAAATTGGCGGTCAGTTGCTTGGATCGATGAAGATGGCAAGTGTTTTTTCCCCAACGTGTTTTTCTGCAATGAAGACTTGTGCAAATCTGAATATGAAAACGAAAGGGATGATGATATCAGCTGCGACTGCAAAAAGAAGAATAATCGCACTCCTGAGATTGATATTGTGAGTAAAATTGATCGAACTTCTTCGGAAAGAAAGCAAGTTGATGGGTCAGAAAGTTCCTCTGACAAAGCCGTGGGAGTAAATGTGATTAGAACTGCTGAATGGCCTAATGCGAAAAGGTTGAAAGAAACAGAGAGAGAGTATATGGTCGtttataaccttttctttgaCGGAATAAGGAGGGTAGATAATGGAGCTAGGGTTACTTCGATTTATCGGTGCAATTGGGAAACGCATTTGGATAAGGCAAGGCTTGTAATTTTCCAGAAACAGATTGAGATTACTAAGGCTGAAAGAGGCACTTCAAATGTGACTTATGCATGGTATGGGGCTTCCGCCGAGGTTGTGGGGAGTGTTCTGGCTTATGGTTTTGGGTTGCCCAATAAGGTTACGCCTATTGATGTTTACGGGAATGGCGTTTATCTGTCTCCCTTAGAGTTGCCACACTTGAG TGCAATTCTAGCTGATGCAGATGAAAATGGTGTGAGACATCTTATTCTGTGCCAAGTTATATTGGGAAATATTGAGAAAGTGGAAGCTGGATCTCAACAATATCTCTcatcaagtgtgaattttgataCTGGTTCTGATGATCCTAGCAACCCAAGGTGGTATGTAGTATGGTCACATAATGCGAACATGTATATTCTTCCCGAAAGTGTAGTGAGTTTCAAAACTTTGGGTAACACGCATG GTCCAGTGAGGCCAACTTTTTCCATTCAAAAATTGTTAAGGAAGTTGAGGGACTCTCTTCCTCCTGCCAAATTCGAGGAAATAGTAACTTCATACTGTTCATATAGG GCTGGAGCAGGGACCAAGGGTGATTTTACTAAGAAACTACGACTGGTTGTTGGTGATGACGAGTTTCTGAAATCTGCTGTTATGGAAATTGGTTCTAACTCATTTCAAAGTGTCCAGCATTTGAATTACTGA